A stretch of Chelmon rostratus isolate fCheRos1 chromosome 18, fCheRos1.pri, whole genome shotgun sequence DNA encodes these proteins:
- the iyd gene encoding iodotyrosine deiodinase 1, with protein sequence MALLSVLTPFLAVILCLVIGFLLVKSRQTETTPKDKGGSAAGFRPWVDQDLQDDTEATGRDEEDGDWVDSNREEDHPHVPYSSPRYPEETMLVRSKDLYNLLNQRRSVRFISPEPVPREVIDNVIRTAGTAPSGAHTEPWTFVVVSDPETKHQIRQIVEEEEEVNYRQRMGDKWVNDLAKLRTNWMKEYLDVAPYLVLIFKQTYGILPNGKKKTHYYNEISVSISCGILLAALQNVGLVTVTSTPLNCGPQLRLLLKRPANEKLLMLLPVGYPASDATVPDLKRKPLCDIMVHI encoded by the exons ATGGCTCTCCTGTCCGTCCTCACGCCCTTCCTGGCGGTGATCCTGTGCTTGGTGATTGGCTTCTTGCTGGTGAAATCGCGGCAGACGGAGACCACCCCGAAAGATAAAGGGGGGTCGGCAGCTGGCTTTAGACCGTGGGTGGACCAGGATTTACAGGACGACACAGAAGCCACGGGGAGAGACGAGG AGGATGGTGATTGGGTGGACAGCAATCGGGAGGAAGACCATCCCCATGTGCCCTACTCATCACCACGTTACCCTGAGGAGACGATGCTGGTGAGATCCAAGGATTTGTACAATCTGTTGAACCAGCGGAGGTCTGTCCGATTCATCAGCCCAGAGCCGGTCCCACGAGAGGTTATCGATAATGTCATCCGCACTGCAG GTACGGCCCCGAGTGGCGCACACACAGAGCCCTGGACGTTCGTCGTGGTGTCAGACCCAGAGACGAAGCACCAGATCAGACAGATagtggaagaagaggaggaggtcaaCTACCGTCAGAGAATGGGGGACAAGTGGGTCAATGATTTGGCCAAATTAAG AACAAACTGGATGAAAGAGTATTTGGATGTTGCTCCATACCTGGTCCTCATCTTCAAACAGACCTATGGGATTCTCCCCAATGGcaagaaaaagacacattacTACAATGAAATCAGTGTCTCCATATCCTGTGGGATCCTGCTGGCTGCATTACAG AACGTGGGCCTTGTTACCGTCACTTCAACGCCCCTGAACTGCGGCCCCCAGCTCAGGCTCCTCCTCAAACGGCCAGCCAACGAGAAGCTGCTGATGCTACTTCCTGTAGGTTATCCTGCTTCTGATGCCACAGTGCCTGACTTGAAACGCAAGCCTCTGTGTGATATTATGGTGCACATATGA